A single window of Anomaloglossus baeobatrachus isolate aAnoBae1 chromosome 5, aAnoBae1.hap1, whole genome shotgun sequence DNA harbors:
- the LOC142313277 gene encoding uncharacterized protein LOC142313277: protein MADRRHADSIVTRRLWDEVCHAAVEGWGELNSRGQKKQRDKLQKRWRSIRDRFKKELNQEMQAPSGSGGRRSKYRYFRALSFLRTTMVCRSTVCSTQEPASNPTGAIPEQSATGEHTHRPHPSEPSLPSTSVPSTCAGASRETSLPEAAGDEIAFPLPHPSDTAALSRTPLGSGRQRHRGQEKSYAPEFLHLNAAFQNAIQLLSEQNRASFSFLNANMEKNTHELCTRLDRLHLDASKSPNHCFFQAVLERMEKLSLDHQMHVMQATRKALGQVDSQPPPPTPTRPPAPPPAIVPTPPAAHYQPAAQYQPAAQYQPAAQYQPAAQYQPDAQYQPAAQYQPAAQYQPAGQYQPAGQYQLPTTSAPTLPTHYHISPSTTIMTPTQTTNSPATSSVSQSLHSTPQSLPNPIPSPGFPLGFSTTPSSSVTSPPPPPTPLSTLNTPTVRVFPPVSPSSTISTPSPRFTNL from the exons atggctgaccgccgccacgctgattcgatcgtaacccgtcgactctgggacgaggtatgccacgcagcggtagaaggttggggggagctcaattctcgtggccagaagaaacagc gtgacaaacttcagaagcggtggcggtctatcagggatcgcttcaaaaaggagttaaatcaagagatgcaggccccgagtggatccggaggacgcagatcgaagtaccgttactttagagcgttgtcgttcctccggacaactatggtgtgcagaag caccgtctgcagcactcaggagcctgcatcgaacccgacaggagcgatccctgaacagtccgccactggtgaacacacgcacagaccccacccatctgaaccttcccttccatctacatctgtcccatccacctgcgctggagcttcccgtgagacttcattacctgaagctgctggtgatgagatagcttttcccctaccccacccctctgacactgctgccctcagtagaacacctttgggttctgggcgtcagcgtcataggggtcaggaaaagagctatgcgccagagttcttgcatctaaatgcagccttccagaacgccattcaattattatcagaacaaaatcgtgcatcttttagcttcctaaatgcaaatatggaaaaaaatacacacgaattgtgcacgcgtctggacaggctgcatttagatgcaagtaaatctcccaatcattgtttttttcaagccgtactagagcgcatggaaaagctatctcttgaccatcagatgcatgtaatgcaagccacacggaaGGCTCTGGggcaggttgactcccaaccacctccacccacccctacaagaccacctgccccccctccagccattgtccctactccccctgctgcccattaccagcctgctgcccagtaccagcctgcagcccagtaccagcctgctgcccagtaccagcctgctgcccagtaccagcctgatgcccagtaccagcctgcggcccagtaccagcctgcggcccagtaccagcctgcgggccagtaccagcctgcgggccagtaccagctcccaaccacatctgcccctacacttcctacccactaccacatctcgccttccacaaccatcatgaccccaactcaaaccactaattcacccgccacctcttctgtctcccaatccctccactccacccctcaatccttaccaaatcccatcccatctcctggtttccctcttggtttctctacCACACCTTcatcttctgttacttccccaccaccaccaccaacaccactttccaccctcaatactccaactgtgcgtgtgttcccacctgtcagcccctccagtactatctccaccccaagcccaagatttacaaatttataa